A region from the Benincasa hispida cultivar B227 chromosome 10, ASM972705v1, whole genome shotgun sequence genome encodes:
- the LOC120087717 gene encoding protein IN CHLOROPLAST ATPASE BIOGENESIS, chloroplastic-like, producing MKIGGGVVCGSPRAAALPSLLLRRRGVTVRCSTSSSTSDHVSFVKDIAATEPPQHLFHLLKMLKTRGASIISPGAKQGIIPLVIPLAKNSSGTITALLRWPTAPAGMEMPVVDVNRNGVWLLAKNVDQFIHRLLVEEDARGSGDQNDELFLAAADAGQKLYGRGDFSESRITNLDGYLLKKVGLFPDVIERKILRHFEEGDLVSALVTGEFYTKKEHFPGFARPYVFNAEVLLKVGRTTEAKDAARGALKSPWWTLGCKYEEVANIAQWEDEQIEYFKEKITEEGKQEDLKKGKAPAQVALDQAAFLLDLASVDGTWDNSVDRIAQCYEEAGLHEIARFILYRD from the exons atgaaaattggtggtGGAGTGGTCTGTGGAAGTCCACGCGCCGCCGCTCTCCCCTCACTGCTTCTCCGCCGCCGTGGAGTCACCGTTCGCTGCTCTACGTCTTCCTCAACTTCCG ACCATGTATCATTCGTCAAAGATATTGCGGCTACTGAACCTCCTCAGCATCTGTTTCATTTGCTGAAAATGCTGAAGACTAGAG GTGCATCCATAATTTCTCCTGGAGCCAAGCAAGGGATTATTCCTCTCGTCATTCCGCTGGCAAAAAACAGCTCAG GTACTATAACTGCACTGCTGCGCTGGCCTACGGCACCTGCTGG GATGGAGATGCCAGTAGTGGACGTCAATAGGAATGGAGTGTGGCTTCTAGCCAAGAAC GTTGATCAATTTATTCACAGACTTCTAGTTGAAGAAGATGCCAGAGGAAGTGGAGATCAAAATGATGAGCTATTTCTTGCAGCAGCTGATGCTGGGCAGAAACTTTATGGAAGGGGTGATTTTTCTGAATCTCGGATCACAAACTTAGATGGATATCTGCTGAAAAAG GTTGGGTTGTTTCCAGATGTCATAGAACGTAAAATATTGCGCCATTTCGAGGAAGGCGATCTT GTTTCAGCTCTGGTAACCGGAGAATTCTATACTAAAAAGGAGCACTTCCCAGGATTTGCACGACCATACGTATTCAATGCAGAGGTTCTGCTGAA GGTGGGACGAACAACTGAAGCTAAGGATGCTGCGAGGGGAGCCTTAAAATCACCATGGTGGACCCTGGGCTGTAAGTATGAG GAAGTTGCTAATATCGCTCAATGGGAAGATGAGcaaattgaatatttcaaagAAAAGATCACAGAAGAAGGAAAGCAAGAGGATCTCAAGAAGGGAAAGGCTCCTGCGCAG GTTGCCTTGGACCAAGCTGCATTTTTGTTGGATCTAGCTTCTGTTGATGGGACTTGGGACAACTCTGTGGACCGTATTGCTCAATGTTATGAAGAGGCAGGCCTCCATGAGATTGCAAGATTCATCCTTTACAGAGACTAA
- the LOC120088072 gene encoding filament-like plant protein 7, with translation MDQKTWLWRKKSSEKITVSSDKVNLSVKKNEEETLLIDKARLEKDLEIANDKLSAALSECKTKDELVKKLTNMEQEAIARWEKSKSEAATLKQELNDAVQKRLAGEERVIHLDAALKECMQQLRFVREEQEQRIHDAVSKTSNEFEKSQKILEEKLADTGKRLSKLGGENTQLSKALLVKDKMIEDVNRQLVGMEADLNALVSRLESTERENGTLKYEVRVLEKEVEIRNEEREFNRRTADVSHKQHLESVKKIAKLESECQRLRLLVRKRLPGPAALMKMKNEVEMLGRDSFEIRRRQKNPTGSLDSSLENSPETPNRRISVLTSRVSALEEENSTLKEALNKMNNELQVAKIMHARESPKPLQVESPHKLSNGHKIMESGKSSLTLPELPNASMSDNGSEDKVSSAESWASALISELEHFKNGKQKGSTTTCKIVGSSDLDLMDDFVEMEKLAIVSVETSPPTNSQSLSNEVNGKPKILETELNGCYPEAVSKDIVPRACSEMGSCLTYPNWLQNILKMVFDQSSVSKRAPEHILEDIRAAMKCQNPGNSIDTKEAGNHCGDIACDNGRVLQTPLGIDSVSEANDTDINSREKHDKHEVDLRGSILRLIELVEGISVTSSDDDNSSSRKDGSFYSETPTGYMVRVFQWKTSELNTILKQFIHNCYDMLTGKANISNFLQELNSTLDWIVNHCFSLQDVSSMRDSIKKQFNWDESRSDFDLETGTNSHVSEVDKSRVLREQLKKDTISNNHNAPNGELQSKLSEENSKLEEERSSVESGKKDLEAKFQSTTGTSEMLANQLQESEKKIVNLQKELESLKELKGTIESQIANQRLVNQDLDTQLTAATNELIESRRKFAALEVELDNKNNCFEELEATCLELQLQLESTRKQTPSADRGQEEKQLRTEWEITTASEKLAECQETILNLGKQLKALATPKEAAILDKVIPTQNDETQTSSISTTTTTPVTGTILTPAASNTKTTNNRFSLLDQMLAEDDAFPRDYKISKPVEVDAIHTSTSDLDKSIDPQKAILIWNGHKNVVNKDTVGNLAIVPSRKRGDGALWRKLLWRKKKVRSQKKALLFAAA, from the exons ATGGACCAGAAAACTTGGCTTTGGAGGAAGAAATCATCAGAGAAGATTACTGTTTCAAGTGATAAAGTAAATCTCTCTgtgaagaagaatgaagaagag ACACTTCTTATTGACAAAGCTCGGTTGGAGAAAGATCTTGAAATTGCAAATGATAAACTTTCTGCAGCTCTCTCTGAGTGTAAGACAAAGGATGAACTTGTGAAGAAACTTACAAACATGGAACAAGAAGCCATTGCCA GATGGGAAAAGTCAAAATCTGAAGCAGCAACCTTAAAGCAAGAACTAAATGATGCTGTACAGAAGAGGCTTGCTGGTGAAGAGAGAGTGATTCATCTAGATGCAGCACTAAAGGAATGCATGCAGCAGCTACGTTTTGTTCGAGAAGAGCAGGAGCAGAGGATTCATGATGCCGTCTCAAAGACAtcaaatgaatttgaaaaatcCCAAAAGATTTTGGAGGAGAAGTTGGCTGATACTGGTAAAAGGCTTTCAAAATTGGGGGGCGAGAACACTCAACTTAGCAAGGCTTTGTTGGTAAAGGACAAGATGATTGAAGATGTAAATAGACAGTTGGTTGGCATGGAGGCAGATCTTAATGCATTGGTATCTAGATTAGAATCCACAGAGAGAGAAAATGGCACCCTAAAATATGAAGTTAGAGTGCTTGAGAAGGAAGTTGAGATTCGGAATGAGGAGAGAGAATTTAATCGACGAACTGCAGATGTATCGCATAAGCAACACTTGGAGAGTgtgaaaaaaattgcaaaactaGAATCAGAGTGTCAAAGGCTCCGCCTCCTTGTCCGGAAGAGGTTACCAGGTCCTGCAGCCTTAatgaagatgaaaaatgaaGTTGAAATGCTTGGAAGGGATTCATTTGAGATCAGAAGACGGCAGAAGAATCCAACAGGTTCATTGGATTCTTCACTAGAGAACTCTCCAGAGACTCCTAACAGACGTATTAGTGTTCTAACCTCCAGAGTGTCAGCTTTGGAAGAAGAGAACAGCACCCTCAAGGAAGCTCTCAACAAAATGAATAATGAACTTCAAGTTGCAAAAATCATGCATGCCCGTGAATCTCCAAAACCGTTACAAGTTGAATCACCACACAAATTATCAAATGGTCATAAAATCATGGAATCAGGAAAGAGTAGTCTGACATTACCTGAGCTCCCTAATGCTTCCATGTCTGACAATGGGAGCGAGGATAAGGTTAGCTCTGCTGAATCATGGGCTTCTGCATTGATTTCAGAATTGGAGCACTTCAAAAATGGTAAGCAGAAAGGGTCAACAACAACATGCAAAATAGTTGGATCTTCTGATTTGGATCTGATGGATGACTTTGTTGAAATGGAAAAATTGGCTATTGTCTCAGTTGAAACGTCTCCGCCCACAAATTCTCAGAGTCTTTCAAATGAAGTTAATGGAAAACCCAAGATATTGGAAACTGAGTTAAATGGATGTTACCCTGAAGCAGTATCAAAGGACATAGTCCCAAGGGCTTGTAGTGAAATGGGCTCCTGTTTAACATACCCCAATTGGCTTCAAAATATCTTGAAAATGGTCTTTGACCAGAGTAGTGTCTCCAAAAGAGCCCCTGAACACATACTGGAGGATATTCGAGCAGCAATGAAATGCCAGAATCCTGGAAATTCTATTGATACAAAAGAGGCTGGAAATCATTGTGGTGATATCGCTTGTGATAATGGCCGCGTGTTGCAGACGCCATTGGGAATAGATTCAGTGAGTGAAGCAAATGACACTGACATCAATTCAAGGGAGAAGCATGACAAGCATGAGGTAGATCTACGTGGTTCAATATTGAGATTGATTGAGCTTGTAGAAGGGATCAGTGTGACATCTTCAGATGATGATAACTCTTCCTCCAGAAAGGATGGTAGTTTCTATTCTGAAACACCTACAGGCTATATGGTTCGAGTTTTCCAATGGAAAACATCTGAATTAAACACTATTTTGAAGCAGTTTATACACAACTGCTATGATATGTTGACTGGAAAGGCAAATATTAGTAACTTTCTGCAAGAACTAAATTCCACTTTGGATTGGATTGTGAACCACTGTTTTTCACTTCAAGATGTTTCAAGCATGAGAGACTCCATAAAGAAGCAGTTCAATTGGGATGAATCACGTAGTGACTTTGATCTGGAAACCGGGACAAATAGTCATGTTTCAGAAGTTGATAAATCACGTGTTCTCAGAGAACAGTTGAAAAAGGATACCATTTCAAATAACCATAACGCGCCAAATGGAGAGCTGCAATCTAAGTTGTcagaagaaaatagtaaactgGAAGAAGAGCGATCGAGTGTAGAATCTGGAAAGAAAGATCTTGAAGCGAAGTTTCAGTCTACTACTGGTACAAGTGAAATGTTAGCAAATCAACTTCAAGAATCTGAGAAGAAAATTGTCAACTTGCAGAAGGAGTTAGAAAGCCTTAAAGAATTGAAGGGAACAATTGAAAGTCAAATTGCCAATCAGCGCTTGGTGAATCAAGATCTAGACACACAGCTTACGGCTGCTACAAATGAACTAATTGAGAGTCGCAGAAAGTTTGCAGCTCTTGAAGTTGAATTGGACAATAAAAACAATTGCTTTGAGGAATTGGAGGCCACATGTCTTGAACTGCAACTTCAGCTGGAAAG cACGCGGAAACAAACCCCAAGTGCAGATCGGGGTCAGGAAGAGAAGCAACTACGCACG GAATGGGAGATAACAACTGCTTCAGAAAAATTAGCAGAGTGTCAAGAGACAATTCTTAACCTCGGAAAGCAGTTGAAGGCTCTGGCAACACCCAAGGAAGCTGCAATTTTAGACAAAGTTATCCCCACTCAAAATGACGAAACGCAAACGTCTAGCATCTCCACCACCACAACCACCCCGGTGACAGGCACGATCTTGACCCCAGCTGCTTCCAATACCAAGACAACAAATAATCGGTTCTCTCTGCTAGATCAAATGCTAGCAGAGGACGATGCCTTCCCTAGAGATTATAAAATTTCAAAGCCTGTAGAAGTTGACGCCATCCACACTTCGACATCAGATCTTGATAAGTCAATTGATCCACAAAAAGCAATCCTCATATGGAATGGACATAAAAATGTAGTCAACAAAGATACAGTTGGTAATTTGGCTATTGTGCCGAGCAGAAAGCGGGGAGATGGTGCGTTGTGGAGAAAACTCTTGTGGAGAAAGAAGAAAGTCAGGAGCCAAAAAAAGGCCCTTCTATTTGCTGCAGCATGA